The proteins below are encoded in one region of Candidatus Neptunochlamydia vexilliferae:
- a CDS encoding helix-turn-helix domain-containing protein, whose amino-acid sequence MLLEDFIDNSGMKKKLFAQMVGISRTCLWKILQGRSRPSLKTAQKIDELTDGKVSVKELIYGKIAKKKEEAARL is encoded by the coding sequence ATGTTATTAGAGGATTTTATCGATAATTCAGGGATGAAAAAGAAGCTCTTTGCCCAAATGGTCGGAATCAGTAGAACATGTTTATGGAAGATCTTACAAGGAAGGAGTCGCCCCTCTTTAAAAACAGCTCAAAAGATTGATGAGCTCACAGATGGAAAGGTCTCAGTTAAAGAGCTTATCTATGGAAAAATCGCCAAAAAAAAGGAGGAAGCTGCTCGACTGTAA
- a CDS encoding SEC-C domain-containing protein produces MLSNGEFVNGVSNEKVELAKNLLEVFSKEVRGMALYPPKGALCLCGSGKKYKKCCLSEEKRPFKHLEKGVKVVPDKELFFLENQKDCFNLSLCAEALNKEKKPFPIEELLYLYEKYPDHPAVQVVLAVWYKVNEERQSLEKVFQNFKECDALSVKLFRWWHIFESGYTKELPSIGVPDNLQNIEPNRKSFYLTEFALWGLIQICRALDKKRFIEAESHFLSLIKVTQKVGGGKHWAINEAKAILESGYFLRRMEILEMTRRN; encoded by the coding sequence ATGCTTTCAAACGGAGAATTTGTTAATGGTGTTTCGAATGAGAAGGTGGAATTGGCAAAAAATCTTTTAGAGGTTTTTTCGAAAGAGGTCAGGGGAATGGCTCTTTATCCTCCGAAAGGTGCTTTATGCCTATGTGGGAGTGGAAAAAAATATAAGAAGTGTTGTTTAAGCGAAGAGAAAAGACCTTTTAAACATCTGGAAAAAGGGGTTAAAGTCGTACCGGACAAGGAGCTTTTTTTTCTTGAAAATCAAAAGGATTGTTTTAACCTTTCCCTTTGTGCAGAGGCTCTCAATAAAGAAAAGAAGCCGTTTCCTATTGAAGAGCTGTTGTATTTATATGAAAAATACCCCGATCATCCAGCCGTTCAAGTGGTTTTGGCTGTCTGGTATAAGGTGAATGAAGAAAGGCAATCTCTGGAAAAAGTATTTCAGAATTTTAAAGAGTGTGATGCTCTATCCGTTAAGCTGTTTCGATGGTGGCATATTTTTGAGAGTGGTTATACGAAAGAGCTCCCCAGTATTGGGGTGCCTGATAACCTTCAAAACATCGAGCCTAATAGAAAGTCTTTTTATTTGACCGAGTTTGCTCTTTGGGGGCTGATTCAAATCTGCAGAGCTTTGGATAAAAAAAGGTTCATTGAGGCTGAGTCTCACTTTCTTTCTCTGATCAAGGTGACTCAAAAAGTGGGAGGGGGGAAGCACTGGGCAATCAATGAAGCAAAGGCGATTTTAGAATCAGGCTATTTTTTAAGGCGGATGGAGATCTTGGAGATGACGAGAAGGAATTGA
- a CDS encoding helix-turn-helix domain-containing protein — MNTENKTSLDQRPRKVVSITEAARINGVTRQAIYVAIKQSKLKANKGLKTWEINIEDLEEYRRNRYSRTKSTYKGQLLFDNSKGFYSVNQVSKILGVEAQKIYYATRVGALKASRKGAAWVIHIDDVKEYGEKHLNMSLQKAV, encoded by the coding sequence ATGAATACAGAAAATAAAACCAGTTTAGACCAAAGGCCAAGAAAAGTTGTTTCGATTACCGAAGCTGCACGCATCAATGGTGTGACAAGACAGGCGATTTATGTCGCGATCAAGCAGAGCAAGCTTAAGGCAAATAAAGGCTTAAAAACATGGGAAATCAATATAGAAGATTTAGAGGAGTACCGTCGTAACAGGTATTCGAGAACAAAATCCACTTATAAGGGTCAGTTGCTCTTTGACAACAGTAAAGGTTTTTACTCGGTCAATCAAGTATCAAAAATCCTTGGAGTAGAGGCCCAGAAAATTTACTATGCAACCCGCGTTGGTGCATTAAAGGCATCACGTAAAGGGGCCGCCTGGGTGATTCATATTGATGATGTTAAAGAGTATGGAGAAAAGCACCTAAACATGTCTTTACAAAAGGCAGTTTAA